GATCTGTATATCGCCAATGGTATATACTTCATCTTTAAGGACCCGAATATTGTGATTTTTTATATAGTGTATAGCATTTTGTATCCCACCAATATATTCATGGTTACCAGGTACAGCAATGACACCATAGGGAGCTTTGAGTTGCACTAAGAGCTGGCCCAAATTATTTTCTATAACCGGTTTTAGGTCTTCATCCAGTATATCGCCACCAAATATAATAATATCAGGTTTTGCATTGTTGATTAATGTTATCAGCTTTTGCAAACGTGAATTAGCTATGATTGACCCCAAGTGGATGTCACTGGCGTAGGCAATACGCAAATGCTTTATTGTTGAGGGTTTATTAATCTTTAGTTCTATTTCTTTTACGTGAGGCACGCGTGCATTTATAAATCCAGCTGTAGATATAATTATACTAGCAATGATTACAATACCATACGCTATTTTTTGAAAATTAAGTGATTTAGTAAACAAAAGGATT
Above is a genomic segment from Spirochaetota bacterium containing:
- a CDS encoding metallophosphoesterase, which gives rise to MRSSAFYFIFSTILIIYLLANFYVLQRIQKLVPYQYKLISTTIISILALSFLAGRILERYTVCAASDFLIWIGALWMGIFIYLFLGFIIIDSIQGIILLFTKSLNFQKIAYGIVIIASIIISTAGFINARVPHVKEIELKINKPSTIKHLRIAYASDIHLGSIIANSRLQKLITLINNAKPDIIIFGGDILDEDLKPVIENNLGQLLVQLKAPYGVIAVPGNHEYIGGIQNAIHYIKNHNIRVLKDEVYTIGDIQI